GTCGCATTATCCAAAAAAGAAACGCCTTGAACCCGTTCTGCCCACTGCCGGGCGTATGCTTCCAGCTATCAGCACTATCTCAATTTCATCAAGAAAAGAGACCCTTTGAGCACTGATCAGCACGGCACTCATGAAGAGGCCGAACCAGCAAATATCACATCATCCCATGAAAAAAATGCGTCTGTCGGCAACCCGTCAGCGGCTTCGTCAACCAAGCAGGCGACAGAAAGCGGCAATCATGCCTCAGGATTTGCCTCCCACCTGCCATGGCGCAGACGAACCGGTGGCGACAGTGCCCCGAACGGATCAAGACAGCCGAAACCCAGTACCGAAGAGGCACTGACCAGCCTCGACGGGCAGATCTCCTTCTGGCGCGGTGTCCCCTTCGGCCTGCAACATGTCATGGCGATGTTCGTCGCCAACCTCGCACCGATTTTCCTGGTGACCGCCGCCGCTCACCTGACGCCGTCACAATCGGCGATGATCATCCAGAACGGCCTTCTGGTGGCGGGCCTCGGCACCTGCCTGCAGCTCTACCCGCTCTGGCGCGTCGGCAGCCGACTGCCCATGGTCACCGGCATCTCCTTCACCTACGTCGCCGCCGCAAGCGCCATCGTCGGCAAGCAGGGTTACGGGGCACTTGTGGGAGCCATCATCGTCGGCGGACTGCTTGAGCTGGTACTGGGGCTGACTGCGACCTTCTGGAAGAAATACGTGCCGCCAATCGTCTCCGCCATCGTCGTAACCTCAATCGGCTTCTCCCTGCTTTCCACGGGTGCTTCCTCGTTCGGCGGCGGCTCCGGGGCCAAGGACTTCGGCAGCTGGCAGAACCTTACGCTAGGTCTCATCTCGCTGGTCGCCTGCCTCGCCTTCCAGCTGTTGATGAAAGGGACAGCCAAGCAGCTTTCCATCCTCTTCGGCCTGGTCGTGGGCTATATCGTCGCCATACCGATGGGCAAGGTCGACTTCTCCGGCTTCCAGAATCTGCAGGTCGTCAGCCTTCCGCGGTTCATGCCGTTCGCTCCGACCTTCGACGCCGGTTCCATCATCTCCTTCGCACTGCTTTACGTCGTTTCCTCCGTTGAGGTCTTGGGCGACACCGCGGCGCTCTCACAGGTCGGTTTGAACCGTCTGCCGACCGACAAGGAGACTTCTGGAGCCATCGCCGGCGACGGCCTGATCTCCGCCGTTTCCGGCCTGTTCGGCTGCCTGCCGCTGACCTCATTCGCCCAGAACATCGGGCTGGTCGCGGTCACCAAGGTGGTCAACCGCAAGGTCATCCTTTCCGGCGGACTCATCCTCATCCTCGCCAGCTTCGTGCCCGGTGTGGCGCAGCTGTTCAACTCCATGCCACAGGCGGTGCTCGGGGGCTGCACCATCATGATGTTCGGCAACATCATTCTCTCCGGCTTCCAGATGATCGCCGAGGCGGGATTCAGCCAGCGCAACACCACCATCGCGGCGCTCTCCCTGACCATTGGCATCGGGTTCACGCAGGTCGGCGGCATCTTCGCCCAGTTCCCGCAGCTCTTCCAGTCGATCTTCGCCACCAACTGCATCGCGGTCTCGTTCGTGGTCGCCGTCATCTTGAACGCCGTGCTTCCCAGCGAATCGCATTTCCTAGTCAACACACACAACGGTTCCGGCGAAAACAATACCGCAGCAACCAAAGACTGAAGCTCAAAACAGGCGCCTCGCCCAAAACATCACAGTTTAGTGCTGGTAAACGTACTTTAATCACTGATTACAGTCAGTTTACCAGCACTATCACATTCCGATGCTGGGAAAACGCACCGCAACCGTTTATCTGAGTCCGTTTACCAGCATCAAACGCAATCAACTACTTGCCGATGCCCATGTATTCGTTGATGATGTCGTCATAGATGCCGATGAAGTCGAGATACATCGCCTTGGGCAGGCTTTCGTTGACGCAGTGCATCGTATCGTTGCCTGGCCCGAACATCACGTAGGCGGTGTCCTTCGGGCTGTCGAGTAGGAGCACGCTGCCGTCGGTACCGCCGGACACGCCGAACATCGGAATCTCGGCAGGCTTGCCCTGCTCCTTCAAATGGCGCTCCCCCACCGACTTGACGATCTTGGCAAGCTTGGCGTCCTTCGGGCCGATCGCAGGAACGATATCCATACCGACCTCATAGGAGACGGTGGCCTTGTGACTGTCGTTGAACTTCGCCACTTCATCGTCCAAAACAGCGAGAATCTCTTTGTTGCTGAACTCGGGGATGATACGCATGTTGATTTCGGCACTGGCGGACTCAGGGATTGCATTGACCTGCTGACCGCCTCGGATGACGTCAATGTTAAAGACGGTGTCGCCGAGGTCCGGGTTGCTCTTTCCGGCCGCTGCGTCCTTGATGCGCTTGGAAATGGTATCGAGGAATTCGATCAGATTCTCCACTGCGTTGATGCCTGCGGCCGGAGTGGAGCTGTGCGCGGCCTTCCCTTTCATCGCGATGTTCAGATTAAGCTCGCCCTTGGTGGCGTAGACGATGTTGTAGCCGGAAGGTTCGCCGACAAGCAACGCCCCGACGCCTTTCATATACCCTTGCTTTTGAAGTGCGGTGGCACCCGGCATACCGACCTCTTCACCGGCCGTGACCAGGAAGCGCACGGTGCCGTGCATCTGCTCCTCATGCTTTTTGAGATTGAGCATGGCGATGACCATGGCGGCAAGACCGGCCTTCATATCGGTCACACCGCGACCGTAGACCAGATCGCCGTCTTCGGTGAGCTTGAACGGATCGGTCTTCCAGCCTTCCTGCTGGGCCGAGACGGTGTCCATATGCCCAGTCAATCCAAGAATCGGCTCACCGTGCCCGAGTTCGGCGACCAAGTTGGCACGGGTCGGATCGTCCTCAAGCGGCAGAACCTTGCAGGGCACGCCGGCCTTATCGAAAATCGCCTTGATCTCATCAGCTACGACCTTCTCGTTGCCGTTTTCGGTATGTAGCCCTACGAACTTGCGCAGCAGGTCCATGGCTTCTTGCTCGTTCATGATATTCCCTTTCAAAAGACGACAATATGCATATTCTTCTATTAAACCACTTCACTCGTTCACCAATTATCACAGGCAAACGTTTCGATTTCAAGACACCCAACTTGTCCAACAGACATGAACGATTGCTCCCATTGCTCTGTAGTAAGATCCACAAATCCGACTGCATCGCAGATCGCTATCGCCGGCATTCACCCGTTGCAGAGAACGGTGTACAGTATGGTTTTGCACTTTCAACGCTTCGCCAAGGAGAGTATATGGAGATTGGATCATTGGCAGAATGGGCCACGGCAGTAGCAGAGACCGCAGCGGTCTTAGTGGCGCTGTTCCTACCGTATTTGGAACGTCGTCGAAACGACCGCAAAAATTCACGCAATCTCAAGATCATGCTACGTGGCATCATCGAACGCGCTTTGAAAGACCAGAATTCTCACTCACTCGAGTCTTTCCTCAACCTCTCGTCACTGACCGATGCCGGCGAACGAGATAAGGAAACACTCGACACCGCACGACAGATTCTTGAACTGTTTCAAACCACCGAGATGAGTGATTCAGAGCGGCATGAAGAAATCATCGAATTGCTCAGCACCATACAACCGTAAAAATCCTATTCGGTTTTTTAGAAAAATTCAGGAATCATGATGCTAAAGCAGAAGTCGCCATCCCGTAACAACATTCGGGATGGCGACTTCTGCTCAATAATATCTTGAGGCTGATTCTCACCGTTGGCTGGGATTGTGGTTGTCCGGATTCGGGTCGGTGAAGACGTTAAGCGTGTCCATATCCGCGTCGCTGATGGTGAAATCGACATCGGCGTTGTTTTCGATATGTTCACGATGCGTGGCTTTCGGAAGCGGCAGCACACCGTTCTGCAGGCAGAAGCGAATCGCCAGCTGGGCGGTTGAGACCCCATACTTTTCGGCCATCGCCTTAAGTTCCGGCGAACCGAGCAGCCCACCGGTGGCCAACGGCGAATAGGCCTCGATCAGCAGGCCGTGAGATTGCGCGAATGTTCTGTTACGCGGCTCGGTGGCACCTACGTAATACTGAATCTGATTGACCGCAGGCGTCACCTCGGCATGGTCGAGAATGTTCTTCAAATCGTGGTCATCGAAATTCGACACCCCGATGGCACGCACACGGCCGGACTGGTAGATTTTCTCCATTTCGCCCCACACGGCAAGGTTCTCTTCGTCCATGCGCATGTGCCCCGCGTGGCTCCATGGCCAAGGCGCGTGGATGAGATAAAGATCGAGGGTATCAAGCCCGAGGTTCTCCATCGTCTCTTCGAAATGCGGCAGCACCCCGTCCGCCGTCTTGACCTCGGCCGGAAGCTTCGAGGTCACGAAAATCTCGTCGCGCGCTATTTCCGACTCGCGGATGGCACGTCCGACGCTACGCTCGTTGCCATACACACAAGCAGTGTCGACATGGCGGTAGCCGGCGTCCAGCGCCATCCGCACCGAATCATAGGCCACTTCCCCATCGGGAATCTGCCAGGTACCGAACCCGATCTTCGGAATCTTCACCCCGTTGTTGAGCGTATAAGTATCAGTAAGAATCGTCATCGCTTCTACCTTTCGGTTAACTAACATATTATTATTACGTACATTCTATCGTGACCATGGTGTTGTCGATGCATGGCTTCGCCATACGCTATACCGAAGGAGACCATCGTGGAGCAGCAAACAGAAGTCGAATCGGACCCAAGCAAAGCATGGGTGAAGCGGTGGTTGCGGTATTGCGCTAAGCAAGGCATTAGGCCGTGGGAATTTGATTTTAAGCGGTGTTATACCAACGAAGAAAAAGTGTCCAACTTGCAATTGGAGCTTCAATATAAATACACCAACTTATTCAATAACAAAAGCAAAGACAACAAGGATTTTCATGAAGAAGTTGATTGCATATCCGTAAACAACAATCAAGAAAAGGAATATGATCCAATCGATAAACAACGAGATTGCGATAAACGCGCTTCCTACATCTATCAAGTTTTTGGATGGCAAACAGATATAACTGACTCCATTCGTGGCGACACTATGAATTCTTTCAAGACAACTTTTACTCGACTTGTGGCCGCTAACGGAACAGTTTCTTGGGGCATCGACAATGAAAAGGAATGGGGTCTTGAATATGGTAGACCGCTACCAAGATCAAACGAAATCCTCAAAAGCTGGGCAACAAATAAAAAAGATAAATGTGAGGATTTATTAACAACTTTTCTGCAAAATGCACATAACCCCGCAAACAATGACGTTAAAATCCGTGTTGATAAAGAGACAATAGAAACTCTTGTTAATGATGGAATCAATAAATTTGCGTGTTGGACCCACACCATTGGTAACTTCATTGTGATGCCGGCATGGATGAATACAGGTCGCGGAAGCTACCGTGCCGCGCCTAAAGATTATTGGGATCGCACCGTCAAGGACATTCATGACTTTCTTCAATCACCTACTCATGATGGAAGCGCTTTCAAAGACGTGATAAACAAATATTATTTACAGCCTTACATTAACCGCGATGGAACTGTTGGGGAGTTTTGGAAAGGACATCTGAAAGGCTCTGGCCTACCTAAGACAATTGAAGATTTCGAGAATTTTTACTTTTGTGTCAACACACTAATTAAAGCACGTGGCTGGTGGATGACCAAGAAACTTTGTGAAGAACTCGAAAAAAGCGATCAGGAATTTCACGAGACAGCCAAAAACTTTTTCTATAAGGAAGAATTAGATACCAATAAGTATTCAATAGGTAAAAATGACGAAGAGCGTCTCATGTACTTTGACGAAATCTTCCAATTGGAAAAGGAATAAGTCACTTCCAAAAACCAACAGCAACCACAACCAAACTGTCAGTGAATAAAGCTCTGTTGAATTCAAATCTTAAGCTAATTTACTTAGAATCTGAATTCAGCAGAGCCTCTTTTAAACCATCAAACATTCTCGTAGATATCATGATGACGGATGACCACGATGCCTGCGGCGAACATCAGGGCGATGACCACGAGGACCAGCACGATGATAGGTGTCCAAGTATGCAGAAGACCATTGAGCGCGCCGAGCGCCACCGGGCCGACCGCCGCCAGCAGATAGCCTCCGGACTGAGCCATGCCGGACAGACGCGCAGTGTCCGCCGCGTTCGAGGTGCGCTTCTGGAAGAAGATCACGCAGATGCTGAACGCCGCTGCCGACGCCATACCCATCAGGGCAGCGGCCACCACATTGAGCGGCAGGTTCGCACCCGGCACGAGAATGCCCAATACTCCAAGGGCGAATCCCCCGCCGACGATGCCGTTGATGATGGAAAGCCCGTGTTTGTGTTCGGCGATCATCGGCACCGTCAGCGTCAGCGGCATGCCGGTCAACTGGAAGAGCGTAGCGAGGTTGCCGGCCGCGACAGCGCTGAAACCGGCCTCCTGCCACATCGAAGGTAACCAGGTAAGCAGGGAATAATACAGCATCGACTGCATGCCGAAGTAGGCCAGAATCACCCAGGCCAGCGGTGAACGCCACGGCGTCCTGTCGACCATTGGCCGGTCGAAGGAAGTGTCAACGGCAATGTGCGACGAACCGGAACGACGTTGGTTGAGCACGGCAATGAATATCCACACAATCAGCGCGACGGGGCCCACCAGCGCAAACATCGCCATGCTTGACTGGATACCAATCTTTGAGGCGACAACGCCGGAAGCGGCAGTGCCGAGCGACGCGACGATGACCTGCGCCATGGTGTAAAGGGTGGTCATGCCCGCGATGTTATCGGGGAAACGATCCTTGATGACGGCTGGCAGCAGCACGTTGCCGCCAGCGATACCAATGCCGAGAATGGCGGTTCCGACCATCAGCGCCCATGACGAGGGAATGACGCGCAGGTAGCTGCCGACGCTCAGAATAATCAGCGAGACGACGAGCACCTTATCGCTGCCATGTTTGGCACCGAACTTGCCCATCAGCGGCGAGGCGAGTGCGAATCCCAACAACGGGATGGTAGTCAGCAACCCCGCCAGTGAAGTCGGCAAGCCGATTTCGGCCTTCAGATCATTCAGCAGCGGCGGCATCATAGTGATCGGCATACGCAGATTCGCACCGGCCAGTATCAATCCCAAAACCACCAGCCATGCGCCTCTGCTCATATGCTTGCTCACTATTCATCCTCCTAAACCACTTGTTGATATTCGGCAACACACATCGCCTCTCGCCGTAACAGGCGAACCAGCCATTATCGTGTTGCCACTTTGACATTTATTCAATTGGGAACAGGCGTCAGCTCACCCAATCGGGCCGCAAAACCACAATTCTCAATGCTCAACCGTAACCGACCTGCCGACAGACTTTCTCTCAGGCGCCGACAGGTCCACACATGTCTATTGCGCAAGTTCCTGCAACGTGTTACCTGCAAGCCTGTACGTCGTCCAATCGGACATCTGTTCGGCACCCAACGACAGATAGAAATCGATGCTCGGCTTGTTCCAGTCCAGGCAGCACCATTCCATACGACCGCATTTACGCTCGACGGCAATTTTGGCCAGCTGCTTCAATATGGCCTTTCCATAGCCGCGGCCTCTATATTCCGGCGAGACATACAGATCTTCCAGATACAGCCCCGCTCTGCCCAAGAACGTCGAGAAATTATGGAAGAACAGCGCGAAGCCAATCTCCTTGTCGCCGAGACAGGCGAAAATGACCTCCGCCTTCTGCTTGTCGAAAATCCACTCCTCGAGCGTGGCTTCGTCGGCCACGACCTCGTCCAGCATCTTCTCGTAATCGGCAAGTTCCCTGACAAATTTCAGAATCAGCGCGACGTCTTCGCGCCCAGCGTATCTGAATTTCAGTTCGTTGTCCATGTTATTCCTTCCTTTCAAGAACGCGGTTGGTTTAAACCAGTCATCACCTTGCCGCCGACGATTGGGGCGAAGAACTCTGCAGGAAACAGACATTTCCTCACTCTATACGCGCAATGGCGGATTCAACATCTCATAATAAAAATCGCTGGCTACCATCAGTTTTGTACAGCAATATATCAGCAACGGAAGAATCGCAGAGACAGCATAGCATATGAGAGGCTGATTCTATCCATAGAAAGCTTCTCCGACCATCCCGTCAATCCGAGACTATTCGCCATTTACATACACAAGGCGGCGATAACTGTCACTGATTCGAGAATATTCCCAATTTATAGACACTAACCGATGCTAAACGTCATCAGCTCAAGATTGTTCTCCATTTATGCCCACTAGACAACTTTATATGTCACTAAATTGAGAACAATCTTAGTTCCATGCCAATTGGGCAGCAAAAACGCTACTAAACCCAACGCAGAGGCCGGTTTAGTAGCGTTCTAAGCCCTAGTACGATTGCCTTTCACCATCCGAACAGGATGAACGGCGACCGCTGACGCTCACTCCCACTCGATGGTGGCCGGCGGCTTGGAGGTGCAGTCGAGCACGACGCGGTTGATACCGCGGCACTCGTTGGTGATACGCGTGGAGATCGTGGCCAGCACGTCGTAGGGCAGACGATACCAGTCGGCGGTCATCGCGTCGTCGGAGCTGATCGGACGCAGCACGATCGGCGAGCCGTACGTGCGCTCGTCGCCCTGCACGCCTACCGAATGGACGTTGGCCAGCAGCACCACCGGGCACTGCCAGATATCGCGGTCCAATCCGGCCTTCGTCATCTCCTCGCGCGCGATGGCGTCGGCCTCACGCAACAGGTCAAGACGCTCCTTTGTCACCTCGCCGATAATGCGGATGCCGAGGCCCGGGCCCGGGAACGGCTGGCGCCAGACGATGTTGTCGGGCAGACCGAGCTTGGTGCCGATGGCACGAACCTCGTCCTTGAACAGGCTTCGCAGCGGCTCGATGAGCTTGAATTTGACATCCTTGGGCAGACCACCGACGTTATGGTGGGACTTGATGTTGGCCGTGCCGTCCCCGCCGCCGGATTCGACAACGTCCGGATAGAGCGTGCCCTGCACGAGGAACTTGACCTCCTTGCCACGCGCACCGGCCTCTTGCAAAACCTGCTTCTGGGCCTTCTCGAACGTGCGGATGAACTTCTCACCGATGATCTTGCGTTTGCGCTCAGGCTCGGTAACGCCCTTCAAAGCCGTAAGGAACTCGTCGGAAGCATCGACCTCGATCAGCCGGATGCCAGTCGCTTCGACGAAGTCGTGACGAACCTGCTCGGCCTCGCCCTTGCGCAGCATGCCATGGTCAACGAAGACGCAGGTGAGCTGATCGCCGATGGCCTTATGCACCAACGTGGCGGCGACGGCCGAATCCACGCCACCGGAAAGCCCGCAGATAACCTCGGCATCGCCGACTTCCTCACGAATCTTTTTGACTTGCGTGTCGATGATATTGTCGGCGTCCCAATCGCTGGGAAGCCCCGCGCACTCGTGCAGGAACGTGGAGAAGAGCTCGTTGCCAAGCGGGGTGTGCTTGACCTCGGGGTGCCACTGCACGCCGTAAAGCTTGCGCGACTCATCTTCCATCGCGGCCACCGGAGCACCTTGCGTATGCGCGAGGACTTTGAAGCCTTCCGGCGCTTCCTCCACGGCCACGCCGTGGCTCATCCAAGTGGTCTGTTCGGTGGGGGAACCGGCCAACACGCCCTCAGCGTCGTCGATCACCGCTTCGGTCCTGCCGTATTCGCCGAGCGCAGCCTTGTCGACCTTGCCGCCCAGTTCGTTGGCCATAACCTGGAAGCCGTAGCAGATACCGAGCACGGGCACACCGGCGTCGAATATCGTCTTGTCGATCTCGGGCGCACCGGGCTCGTAGACGGAAGCGGGGCCTCCGGAAAGAATGATGGCCTTGGGATCTTTGGCGAGCATCTCGGAAACCGGCATGGAATGCGGAACCAATTCGGAATAGACATGCGCCTCGCGCACACGACGCGCGATGAGCTGGGCGTATTGCGCGCCGAAGTCAACGACAAGCACTGGACCTTTTGCCATGGATTCTCCCTATTATTATCAGTACAAAACAGATGCAGAATATGTCCATTCTCGCGGTTCAAGGCGACAAAATCAAGTGTCCAGACAATGCACGCGGAACAAACAAAAAACAACATCACAAAAAACAACACGCCGCGTGAATTTTCTGTGAATCGAACATCGCTAAGCCTTGGCGTTGCGGAGTTTGTGGCGCAATTTCAACGTTTGTAAGTCATTTTTTTACGTTCGAAAATCTCACAAATTTTTTGTATAATACGACATTACTTGACAAAAACATCTCAAGACAGCACACAGATGAAAAAAAACGTCCAAAAAGTCGGAGTCGACACGTAAAGTGAACATCGATTGGGCACGAACCCGGAACATCAATAGTAACAAAGGTTTGCGCCCGAAGGAAATAATCAATTGCACACAATGTGTACAGGAGTACAGGAGCATAAATGACTAGTCCTGTTATTGGCACCCCGTGGAAGAAGCTCGGCAAGCCGGTTTCTGATGAGGCTCTCGAAGGAGTCGACAAGTATTGGCGCACCGCCAACTATCTTTCCATCGGTCAGATTTATCTGCGTAGCAACCCGTTGATGAAGGAGCCCTTCACCCGCAAGGACGTCAAGTACCGTCTCGTGGGCCACTGGGGCACCACTCCGGGCCTGAACTTCCTGTTCGGCCACATCAACCGTCTCATCGCCGACCACCAGCAGAACACCGTGTTCATCATGGGTCCTGGCCACGGTGGCCCCGCAGGCGTCGCTCAGTCCTATCTCGACGGCACCTACACCGAGTACTATCCGAAGATCACCAAGGACGAGTCCGGACTGCAGAAGTTCTTCCGTCAGTTCTCCTATCCTGGCGGCATCCCCTCCCACTATGCACCTGAGACCCCGGGTTCGATGCACGAGGGCGGCGAGCTCGGCTACGCGCTGAGCCACGCTTATGGCGCCATCATGAACAACCCGAGCCTGTTCGTCGCGGCTGTGGTCGGCGACGGCGAGGCCGAAACCGGCCCGCTGGCGACCAGCTGGCAGTCCAACAAGCTCGTCAACCCTCGCACCGACGGCATTGTGCTGCCGATCCTGCACCTCAACGGCTACAAGATCGCCAACCCGTCCATTCTTTCCCGTATCCCCGATGAGGAGCTCCACGAGTTCTTCGAGGGCATGGGTTACGAGCCTTATGAGTTCGTCGCCGGATTCGACGATGAGGACCATATGTCCATCCACCGTCGTTTCGCCGACATGCTCGAAGAGATCTTCGACAAGATCTGCGACATCAAGGCCAAGGCTCAGACCGACGACATGGATCGCCCGACCTACCCGATGATCATCTTCCGCACGCCGAAGGGCTGGACTTGCCCGAAGTACATCGACGGCCAGAAGACCGAGGGATCCTGGCGCGCTCACCAGGTGCCGCTGGCTTCCGCCCGCGATACCGAGGCTCACTTCCAGGTCCTCAAGGGCTGGATGGAATCCTACAAGCCTGAGGAGCTCTTCGACGAGAAGGGCGCCATCAAGCCTGACGTCACCGCGTTCATGCCTAAGGGCGAACTGCGCTTGGGCCAGAACCCGAACGCCAACGGCGGCCGTATCCGCGAGGATCTGAAGCTCCCCGATCTCGATGCCTACGAAGTCAAGGGCGTCAAGGAATTCGGCCATGGCTGGGGCCAGCTCGAAGCTACCCGCCAGCTGGGCAACTACACCCGCGACATCATCAAGATGAACCCGGATTCGTTCCGCATCTTCGGACCTGACGAGACCGCTTCCAACCGTCTGCAGGCCGCTTATGAGGTCACCAACAAGCAGTGGGACAACGGCTATCTCTCCGAGCAGACCGATGAGCACATGGCTGTCACCGGCCAGGTCGTCGAGATGCTCTCCGAGCACCAGATGGAAGGCTTCCTCGAGGGCTACGTCCTCACCGGTCGTCACGGCATCTGGAGCACCTACGAGTCCTTCGGCCACGTCATCGACTCCATGCTCAACCAGCACGCCAAGTGGCTCGAAGCCACCGTGCGTCACATCGATTGGCGTAAGCCCGTCGCTTCGATCAACATGCTGATCTCCTCGCACGTCTGGCGTCAGGATCACAACGGATTCTCCCATCAGGACCCGGGTGTGAGCTCCGTGCTGCTGAACAAGACCTTCAACAACGATCACGTTGTGGCCGAATACTTCCCCGCCGACGCCAACATGCTGCTGGCCGTCGCCGAGAAGGCCTTCAAGTCCACCAACAAGATCAACGCCATCTTCGCGGGCAAGCAGCCTGCGGCCACCTGGCTGACCCTCGACGAGGCTCGTGAAGAGCTCGAGAAGGGTGCTGCCGAGTGGAAGTGGGCCTCCACCGCCAAGAACAACGACGAAGCGCAGATCGTGCTCGCCTGCGTCGGCGATGTCCCCACGCTCGAGATCATGGCCGCAAGCGAAAAGCTCAAGGCGTTCGGCATCAAGTTCAAGGTCGTCAACGTCGTTGACACCCTGAAGCTGCAGAGCCCCAAGGAGAACGACGAGGCGCTGAGCGACGAGGAGTTCACCGATCTCTTCACCGCCGACAAGCCGGTCCTCTTCGCGTATCATTCCTATGCGCACGACATCCACGCCCTCATCTATGATCGTCCGAACCACGACAACTTCAACGTTCACGGTTACAAGGAGCAGGGTTCCACCACGACTCCGTACGACATGGTGCGCGTCAACGACATGGATCGTTACGAGCTGACCGCCGAAGTGCTCCGCACGCTCGACGCGAAGAAGTACGCCAGCGACATCGACAAGCTCGAGAAGTTCCGTACTGACGCCTTCCAGTTCGCCGTCGACGAAGGCTACGATCACCCGGATTACACCGGCTTCGTATACTCCGACGTCAAGAACCAGGACAAGGAAGCAGCTGCCAAGGCTGCCATGAGCACTGGTTCCGACAACGAGTGAGATAATCTCACCCCCGCGCTTAGCGCAATCATCTGAGTAAAGGAAAAGGACGTCCGGCTTCGGTCGGCGTCCTTTTTCTGTTTCGTTCGTCGGCAGTCTACTACGTCACACTCTGCGCTTAACATATAAATGATCGATATCGTTGTTGATCCGCAAAAACGTGCATAGCATGCACAAAGGAGTTATACCGTGACGAACGAAGTCATTTATATCAACAGCCCTGAGGGCAAGAACGGCCGTAATGTGGTGGCCTACGGAGTCGTAAAGGCTCTCGCATCCAAAGGCAAGACCGCAGTGTTCCGCCCAGTGGCTTGCAAAAAAGAGGCCTTTACCGGCGAACTGCTCAAGGCCTCGAATGCCGGCCAATCCGTCGAACAAGTGCGCGGCGTATGCCCCAAGTGCGCGCGCAAAGACAAAAGCACTGCCCGTGGTGACATCGTGGCGGCGTATAGCGCCGAACTTGAGCGCGTCAATCCTGACACCATGGTGGTCGTGGGTTCCGACGGTTCCTCCGTTTTCGACCCTGAAGCGTTCACTTTCAATGCCGATATCGCCTCGGACCTCAAGGCCAAGACCTTCCTCGCCATCTGCACTATTCCGCGCAACGGCGAGCAGGTAAAGGCCACGGTCGAGACCTGCACGGCCAGTGTGGAGCAGGCTGGCGGCAAAGTTGCCGGCATCTTCGTCACTGGATGCACCGACGAAAAGGCCGCAGACGCCAAGAACGCTTTGAAGGACTCCCCCGTCCCGGTCTGGACCATTCCGGCCGTCGACTTCCCGTCCGACACTGATCCCGATGCCGCCAGCAAAGCCGCAAAGGCATTCGCCGACAATGCGCCGACCGATGAGGTAGTCGCCGCCGCGCAAACCCCATTCGACGCTCCGACCACTCCCTATGCGTTCCAGAACGATCTTCTGGTGAAGGCCAAGGCCGCCAAGAAGACGATCGTGCTG
The window above is part of the Bifidobacterium sp. ESL0704 genome. Proteins encoded here:
- the guaA gene encoding glutamine-hydrolyzing GMP synthase, whose product is MAKGPVLVVDFGAQYAQLIARRVREAHVYSELVPHSMPVSEMLAKDPKAIILSGGPASVYEPGAPEIDKTIFDAGVPVLGICYGFQVMANELGGKVDKAALGEYGRTEAVIDDAEGVLAGSPTEQTTWMSHGVAVEEAPEGFKVLAHTQGAPVAAMEDESRKLYGVQWHPEVKHTPLGNELFSTFLHECAGLPSDWDADNIIDTQVKKIREEVGDAEVICGLSGGVDSAVAATLVHKAIGDQLTCVFVDHGMLRKGEAEQVRHDFVEATGIRLIEVDASDEFLTALKGVTEPERKRKIIGEKFIRTFEKAQKQVLQEAGARGKEVKFLVQGTLYPDVVESGGGDGTANIKSHHNVGGLPKDVKFKLIEPLRSLFKDEVRAIGTKLGLPDNIVWRQPFPGPGLGIRIIGEVTKERLDLLREADAIAREEMTKAGLDRDIWQCPVVLLANVHSVGVQGDERTYGSPIVLRPISSDDAMTADWYRLPYDVLATISTRITNECRGINRVVLDCTSKPPATIEWE
- a CDS encoding phosphoketolase; amino-acid sequence: MTSPVIGTPWKKLGKPVSDEALEGVDKYWRTANYLSIGQIYLRSNPLMKEPFTRKDVKYRLVGHWGTTPGLNFLFGHINRLIADHQQNTVFIMGPGHGGPAGVAQSYLDGTYTEYYPKITKDESGLQKFFRQFSYPGGIPSHYAPETPGSMHEGGELGYALSHAYGAIMNNPSLFVAAVVGDGEAETGPLATSWQSNKLVNPRTDGIVLPILHLNGYKIANPSILSRIPDEELHEFFEGMGYEPYEFVAGFDDEDHMSIHRRFADMLEEIFDKICDIKAKAQTDDMDRPTYPMIIFRTPKGWTCPKYIDGQKTEGSWRAHQVPLASARDTEAHFQVLKGWMESYKPEELFDEKGAIKPDVTAFMPKGELRLGQNPNANGGRIREDLKLPDLDAYEVKGVKEFGHGWGQLEATRQLGNYTRDIIKMNPDSFRIFGPDETASNRLQAAYEVTNKQWDNGYLSEQTDEHMAVTGQVVEMLSEHQMEGFLEGYVLTGRHGIWSTYESFGHVIDSMLNQHAKWLEATVRHIDWRKPVASINMLISSHVWRQDHNGFSHQDPGVSSVLLNKTFNNDHVVAEYFPADANMLLAVAEKAFKSTNKINAIFAGKQPAATWLTLDEAREELEKGAAEWKWASTAKNNDEAQIVLACVGDVPTLEIMAASEKLKAFGIKFKVVNVVDTLKLQSPKENDEALSDEEFTDLFTADKPVLFAYHSYAHDIHALIYDRPNHDNFNVHGYKEQGSTTTPYDMVRVNDMDRYELTAEVLRTLDAKKYASDIDKLEKFRTDAFQFAVDEGYDHPDYTGFVYSDVKNQDKEAAAKAAMSTGSDNE